One Paenibacillus sp. SYP-B4298 genomic window, ACCTTGAACGGCAGCTCCACTGGCGCAAGTCCAGTTGCCTGCTCGCGGAGCTCATCCAGCGTGTCCGCGCACAGCAGCACATCGAGCCGTTGCTTGAGGAACGGGCTGCGATCCGGCGCTATCCTCACTGCACTTTCCACGCTGCCGCCCTGAACCTTGCCCTGCACGCCAAGCAGCTCCCGCAATTCAAGCGCACATAGCTCTTGCTCGCTCTCATGGCAGACATAGGTATATAAGCTGACGGGCTGCCCCGCTTCCATCTTCGTAACTTGCTCGCTCGCCTCCCTACTGTTGCCAACCCCATTCCACTGCTCTGTGCTCACGTTTGCTCTCCTTTTCTAATTGGCAAAGTCAAGGTGACTCTCGTTCCCTCTCCCAGCCTGCTCTCGATCGTCATCGTAGCCGACAGCCGATTTAGCCGTTTGCGGATATTTAATAGGCCGACATGGCCGCCCTGAAGCTCGTCCTTGCGAATCTGCGCCAGTCGCTGCTCATCTATGCCTGCACCGTCATCAGCGATGACAGCGATGACATGTTCATCGGACTTGCGTATGCTGATCCGTATCGAACCGCCGGCTACCGTTGGCGCAATGCCATGTCGCACCGCGTTCTCCACAATCGGCTGCAGCGTCAGCGGCGGAATCTGAGCTACGATCTGCTCATCCCAGTCCAGATCATAGTGCAGCCTGCTTCCGAACCGGACACTTTCAATATTGAGATACGCTTCGACCAGCTCCATCTCCTGACGCAGCGGCACCGAGCGCTTCGTATTGCCAAAGTCGAAGCTGTAGCGCAGATATGCCGACAAATCAAAAATAACCTGCCGTGCCTTGGCAACATCACTGTACGATAGAGACAGAATGGAATTCATCGCATTATACAAAAAGTGCGGCTTGATCTGGGCTTGCAGGAAAGCCTGCTCCATCTGGACAGCGGTCTCCATCGACTGCTTCATCGAGATAATATTGCGCACGCGGCCGCGAAGCTCGCTTGCCTCAAACGGAAAGACAACGATGTCATTCACATCCGCCCGGAACGCCGCCAGCCGCTCTTGTGGCTCCAGCGGCGACACGATGAGCAGAAACGGCAGCACAGCAGATGAATACGATCGGCGAATCTGGGCACATAGCTCGATCCCGCTCCGTCCCTCCACTAACTGGTCACATAAAATCAAGTCCGGGAGCTGCTGCTTCATCACCTGCTTTAGTGCCGCGTGCGTCGATGTGAAGTGAAGCATCTCATAGGCATGGCCGCTCAGAATCGCTGTGACGATGTCGCGATTGACCTCATCCTTTGTAATAATCATAATGCGCGCCTGTTGCTGAAATGACTCCTCGGACGCTGCACTCTCGTTTCTTGCCGCATGATCATGTTCGTCTCCGAGCTCTCCATCGCCTGCGAACATCTGGGCAACCGGATGCTTGCTGCCCGTCTGGACACTTCCGAACACCAGCTCGTAGACAAGCTCCTCTGACCGGGCAGATGGGCAGGCAGACAGCTCACCCCCGAGCTGCTGCATCCATTGGTAGGCCATAATGAGATGCATCGCTCGGGATTGGTAGGAGGCCTTCTGATGCACATCCATTCGCATCAGCCTGCCCGCTTCCTCTGCAGATAAAGCTGCGTTTGCAATGGAGATACGCAGCACAAGCTGACCATCTGTCAGACGCTCTGCGGTAGCCAGTACGACAGATCCTGGCTCTACTGAGGCGACAACCAGCTTGCGTACTACATGGCGGAAGCGGCTCTCGTCGCCAAGCGCTACGTGGAAGTCCAGCTCCAGCTCCTGCCGCAGCTCCACGCCCTTGCATTCCGGCATATAGCTGAGATTGCGAAATACGCTGCGCAGACTCTCCTTCACTAGCATCGGAGAGCGCTCCGTACTCCTGGCCTCGCGCAGATCCACCCAATCCACAAGATCATGCACGTGATCAAGCTGCTGAAGGATGAGCATGCGTGCATTTTCCAGCGAATTTAGCAGCTTCCCCCCAGGAGCAGTAGTCTGCTCCAGTACAAGCTCAATCAGCTTGTCTGCCTTATACAGCGGCTCCTGAAGCCGATAGGCGTTCTGGCGGATGAATACCTGCTTAGCTTCACTAACCTCCACAATTTTGCGTGAGAGCTGCTCCGTGCGCTTCGATACATTGGCAAACCTCTTGCCGATCAGCATTAACTGCAGCAGCATAAATGTAATGGCATCCCATGGCGGGAAAGCATTGTTGGAGAGCAGTCCATTAATGCTTAGCGAATGATTCACAAACAAGATAATGAAGTGCAAGGAGGTAAAGAAGCAGAGCAGCGCATTATCCCGCTTCTGATAGGCTGCCAGCCAGAATCGATAAGCACCATGGCAATAGGCAACTAACACCGGAATACCGAATACAGAATCATACTGACTAATAATTCGGTAGGGAACCAGGAGCCCTATCAGCCCGATTGCAATGCAGCTATAGGTAATGATCTGCTTGAGCCGCGCTCCGCTGCGGGACGGATACAGCTTATGCACATAGACAGATATGGTATAGGTACCAACCAGCACCGAAATAAACTGCAGCATGAGAAACAGTTGATAGGGAATGCTTGGCAGCCACTGGCCTAGCACCTTCTCGCCATGGGTCATGGCGAACAAGGACAGCGCCAGCAGATGCCCGCCGATATACAGCGGGTACTTGCGACTGGGCCACATAAAATAGAAGCAGAGAAACATAATGCCGCCAAGCAGATAGCTGAGTGTGCGGAATATATCGAAGCCGACCGTCACGAAGGAATAGTTATCCATCGCCAGCGGCGTACCCATCATAATCGGAGCTACAATGCCGCCCTTCTCGCCATAGTCCAGATTCTCGATCTGGATGACGAGTCGAACGACCTTCGAATCGACCGCAATATAGCTTCGGCTCGGATAATTCTCTGCACGAGCTTCCCCCACATCTGACAGCGTTCCGCGCTGATCAACCAGTTGGTTATTCACATAGAGCCGGTAGGCCATGCGGATCGATATGGTCTTAAGCGAGATCAACTGTTCAGCCTCTGCCAGTCGAATCTCCAGCGCGTAAGTGCCGCGTCCGAGCGAAGATCCCAGTGCTTCATCCCAGCCGCCTCCAGGTATGGTCAATGCCACAGGAGCCGCAGCATTCCAGTCCACCTGCTCCGGGGACAGGAACTGATGGGGATATAATCTCCACTCGCCCGTCAAGGGAACAACCTCCTGGTCATTCAGTGGCTCGCGCAGCTCCATCACACCATTTATGGCCTGCGGATGCTCGCTTGGGAAGGTAGGTTCAATCCAGAATTTCGTTGAATATACGAGTGTGACCAAAGAAATGAACAGGATAATAGCTGCAGCCAGCCACCATCGTCTGCGCTGATGCAAGAAGGCTGTCCATGTCATAGAACGCTTGCCCTGAACAGCCTGTCGTCGGAAGGCTTGCAAGCAGCACGGGTCTGCAACGCAGGTTGACAATTCTTATGTATTATCGTCTTGATATAGGCGTAGGCGTGCAACAAGTGGGCCTCCTTTTTGTTCCTGCGATCCGTTTATTCTCATCATAGTACAGTTGCTTTTGTTCGACAAGCGCCAAACACAGACGGTGTGCGCTGTCTTGCTGTCGCAGAATTTCCCCTGTATCCCCGTACAAAAACTCCCTGGTTCAACAGAACCAGGGAGTAGATGTATTGCTAGAAATGGTACAGAGCTTTTATTCAGCCGGAGGCGTGAACGAACGTTGCGAAAACTCAGTATCCAGCATGAAGAAGGCGTTGCTGTCCTTGTCAATTCGCTTCAGCTTATTAATGATCGAATCAAACAAAGCTTCCTCTTCCACCTGCTCGTCAATAAACCACTTCAAAAATTGAATGGTCGCATGCTCGCGGTCGTTCATGGCCAGGTCAGATAAATGATAGATGCGCTTGGTCACTTCCAATTCGTGCTTATAGCCATGCTCGAATACTTCCAGGACGGAATTGTAGTCGTTATTCGGTGTATCCATGCCAATCAAGGTGGCGCGCTTGCCACGATTGTTCAGGAACTGATAGATTTTCATCGCATGGAAGCGTTCCTCTTCAGCCTGCACAATGAAGAAGTTGGCAAAGCCGTCGAGACTCTCGCCTGACAGGTAAGCCGCCATCGCCAGATATACATGAGAGGAATAGAACTCATAGTTCATCTGATCATTCAAGGCCTGGTGCAAAGCATCATTCATCATCAATCACTCCTGTAGGTTGCGTGGTATGTTATTGTAATATCATATAATAGTTACCCTGAATGTTCAATTTTTAATTGGGATCTTAGCCAATCAATTCCCTCAGCCGCTTGTACAGCTTCTTCGCCGAAGGCTCACATACGACCTTGGATTTGCCCACCTGCACAAAAAACTCCCTTGAGCACATTTTGCAATTGCCCAGACAGTCCTTCTTTTTGTGCTTCAGCTCTGGAAATTTGCTTTTCATGGCTTTATATACCGGCTTGGAGCC contains:
- a CDS encoding histidine kinase, which encodes MTWTAFLHQRRRWWLAAAIILFISLVTLVYSTKFWIEPTFPSEHPQAINGVMELREPLNDQEVVPLTGEWRLYPHQFLSPEQVDWNAAAPVALTIPGGGWDEALGSSLGRGTYALEIRLAEAEQLISLKTISIRMAYRLYVNNQLVDQRGTLSDVGEARAENYPSRSYIAVDSKVVRLVIQIENLDYGEKGGIVAPIMMGTPLAMDNYSFVTVGFDIFRTLSYLLGGIMFLCFYFMWPSRKYPLYIGGHLLALSLFAMTHGEKVLGQWLPSIPYQLFLMLQFISVLVGTYTISVYVHKLYPSRSGARLKQIITYSCIAIGLIGLLVPYRIISQYDSVFGIPVLVAYCHGAYRFWLAAYQKRDNALLCFFTSLHFIILFVNHSLSINGLLSNNAFPPWDAITFMLLQLMLIGKRFANVSKRTEQLSRKIVEVSEAKQVFIRQNAYRLQEPLYKADKLIELVLEQTTAPGGKLLNSLENARMLILQQLDHVHDLVDWVDLREARSTERSPMLVKESLRSVFRNLSYMPECKGVELRQELELDFHVALGDESRFRHVVRKLVVASVEPGSVVLATAERLTDGQLVLRISIANAALSAEEAGRLMRMDVHQKASYQSRAMHLIMAYQWMQQLGGELSACPSARSEELVYELVFGSVQTGSKHPVAQMFAGDGELGDEHDHAARNESAASEESFQQQARIMIITKDEVNRDIVTAILSGHAYEMLHFTSTHAALKQVMKQQLPDLILCDQLVEGRSGIELCAQIRRSYSSAVLPFLLIVSPLEPQERLAAFRADVNDIVVFPFEASELRGRVRNIISMKQSMETAVQMEQAFLQAQIKPHFLYNAMNSILSLSYSDVAKARQVIFDLSAYLRYSFDFGNTKRSVPLRQEMELVEAYLNIESVRFGSRLHYDLDWDEQIVAQIPPLTLQPIVENAVRHGIAPTVAGGSIRISIRKSDEHVIAVIADDGAGIDEQRLAQIRKDELQGGHVGLLNIRKRLNRLSATMTIESRLGEGTRVTLTLPIRKGEQT
- a CDS encoding ferritin; translation: MNDALHQALNDQMNYEFYSSHVYLAMAAYLSGESLDGFANFFIVQAEEERFHAMKIYQFLNNRGKRATLIGMDTPNNDYNSVLEVFEHGYKHELEVTKRIYHLSDLAMNDREHATIQFLKWFIDEQVEEEALFDSIINKLKRIDKDSNAFFMLDTEFSQRSFTPPAE